In Myxococcales bacterium, the following are encoded in one genomic region:
- a CDS encoding glycosyltransferase has product MKLLYVSFDGVLQPLAFSQVVRPIAALAKRGFDYHLLSCERPKDLADPEKVRHVREALGDVRWTSVEVEVAGSGRRAAESLGRTIATAHAIAHRENVDLVHARAHQGALVSRSVKATLGVPYLFDVRGTWVEERRDWFGRPAAYAAGKLVERSLFASASGFVTLTQLLANDLEAECGRDGRPLRVITTCADFDRFSLRPAGPRAVSDANGPGGDLKRRLVDRVVIGIVGALNSSYNVGATMGLARRILAASPRTHLLVLSQQTDAYGELLTREGLPADRWSVTAAPHHEMADWLRNIDWGFLLLHEVAAKRGSMPTKLAEFFASGVRPMAYGCNSEMMSWVRRTGSGLALDSLDDDALDDAARRVAAHAEHGSSADDHASLARAREIARPHFSNEAGVKSYEELLRAIEANGRSRRSRG; this is encoded by the coding sequence GTGAAACTCCTCTACGTGTCCTTCGACGGGGTGCTGCAACCCCTGGCCTTTTCGCAGGTCGTTCGGCCCATCGCGGCGCTCGCGAAGCGAGGGTTCGACTACCACCTGCTGAGCTGTGAGCGTCCGAAAGACCTCGCAGATCCGGAGAAGGTGCGGCACGTGCGCGAGGCCCTCGGCGACGTCCGGTGGACCTCCGTCGAAGTCGAGGTCGCGGGGTCGGGGCGGCGCGCTGCGGAGTCGCTCGGGCGCACGATCGCGACCGCGCACGCGATCGCGCACCGAGAGAACGTCGACCTCGTGCACGCGAGGGCGCATCAGGGGGCCTTGGTGTCGCGATCCGTGAAGGCCACGCTCGGCGTTCCGTACCTGTTCGACGTCCGCGGGACGTGGGTCGAGGAGCGCCGGGACTGGTTCGGCCGGCCTGCCGCCTACGCCGCGGGCAAGCTCGTCGAGCGGAGCCTCTTCGCTTCGGCTTCGGGCTTCGTCACGCTGACTCAGCTGCTGGCGAATGACCTCGAGGCCGAGTGCGGACGAGACGGTCGCCCCCTGCGGGTCATCACCACCTGCGCCGACTTCGACCGGTTCTCGCTCCGGCCCGCCGGGCCTCGCGCAGTGTCGGACGCGAACGGCCCCGGAGGCGACCTCAAGCGCCGGCTCGTGGACCGCGTCGTCATCGGCATCGTCGGCGCGCTAAACTCGTCTTACAACGTCGGCGCGACGATGGGCCTTGCGCGCCGCATCCTCGCGGCGAGCCCCCGGACCCACCTCCTCGTCCTCAGCCAACAGACGGACGCCTACGGCGAGCTGCTCACGCGCGAGGGGCTGCCGGCCGATCGCTGGAGCGTGACCGCGGCGCCTCACCACGAGATGGCGGACTGGCTCCGAAACATCGACTGGGGCTTTCTTCTTCTCCACGAGGTCGCGGCGAAGCGCGGCTCGATGCCCACCAAGCTCGCCGAGTTCTTCGCGTCGGGCGTGAGGCCGATGGCCTATGGCTGCAACTCCGAAATGATGTCTTGGGTCCGGCGGACCGGGTCGGGCCTTGCGCTCGATTCGCTCGACGACGACGCGCTCGACGACGCGGCGCGGCGAGTGGCCGCCCACGCGGAGCACGGCTCGAGCGCCGACGATCACGCCTCGCTCGCCCGGGCGAGAGAGATCGCGCGGCCACACTTCTCGAACGAGGCCGGGGTCAAGAGCTACGAAGAGCTTCTGCGCGCGATCGAGGCGAACGGCCGCTCGCGGCGCTCCCGAGGCTGA
- a CDS encoding beta-galactosidase, with amino-acid sequence MTERGVPSAIRRSPPAVSVHPDGLLLRPAGGGPDVLVPLVAGAMHYFRHDVEDWAPALDALRAMGMRLVDIYVPWGVHELSQNRYDFGSIDPRLDVRKFVDLAAERGLYVILRPGPHINAELTFFGVPERVVWDPACQARTPKNNPVILPMVPVAFPVPSYASDTFHDEAAEWLRAVGRELADRVYPAGPIVLFQVDNEGALYFRDGPYDQDYHPDALRLFRQFLREKYHTIEALRAAWREQGELTTFASVSPPTRFDAKAPDDLVRHMDWMTFHEHLLASAMVRFAEVGKEAGFRGIPTSHNLPPGEAATALNAGRMAKIVDLVGLDYYHPATPEAHMTLLRRTTELATRAEGFGGPPFAAEMGAGYPPIFAPLDEHDSLYTLLAAMAYGLRAYNLYMAVDRERWIGAPVDPHGAPRPLADAYRRLNSLFDTVRFHELRRRVPVRLVVPRALRRLARATHAFGPVTPTLFNVIGVGFRDSCLEEELGTGEVPTFVAESFLLAFERALLARGVPFAYAGGDSFEESTAGASWIVCASVAGLKPEFVEKLQSARKTGARVTLGPRVPSRDGQMRTMATPHAIEGLEVCALDEATDADALVAERVRELGLPTYPVSPTSCFVTVHEDREGEARVVFVMNPTDAAVEVTFSVGRVGALRDLLERTPTGPVVAEAGAFTLDVPARTVRVMGVE; translated from the coding sequence ATGACTGAACGCGGCGTTCCCTCCGCCATCCGCAGGTCGCCGCCGGCGGTCTCCGTGCACCCCGACGGGCTCTTGCTGCGCCCCGCGGGCGGCGGCCCCGACGTGCTCGTGCCGCTCGTCGCGGGCGCCATGCACTACTTCCGCCACGACGTGGAAGACTGGGCGCCCGCGCTCGACGCCCTCCGCGCGATGGGCATGCGCCTCGTCGACATCTACGTGCCGTGGGGCGTGCACGAGCTCTCGCAGAACCGCTACGACTTCGGCTCGATCGATCCGCGGCTCGACGTGCGCAAGTTCGTCGACCTCGCCGCCGAGCGCGGGCTCTACGTCATCCTCCGGCCCGGGCCGCACATCAACGCCGAGCTCACCTTCTTCGGCGTCCCCGAGCGCGTCGTGTGGGACCCCGCCTGCCAGGCCCGCACGCCCAAGAACAACCCGGTCATTCTCCCGATGGTGCCCGTCGCCTTCCCGGTGCCGAGCTACGCGAGCGACACGTTCCACGACGAGGCCGCCGAGTGGCTCCGCGCGGTCGGGCGCGAGCTCGCCGACCGGGTGTATCCCGCGGGCCCGATCGTGCTCTTTCAGGTGGACAACGAGGGGGCGCTGTACTTCCGCGACGGGCCGTACGACCAGGACTACCACCCCGACGCGCTCCGCCTCTTTCGCCAGTTTCTGCGCGAAAAGTACCACACGATCGAGGCGCTGCGGGCCGCGTGGCGCGAGCAGGGCGAGCTCACCACCTTCGCCAGCGTGTCGCCGCCCACCCGCTTCGACGCCAAGGCGCCGGACGACCTCGTGCGCCACATGGACTGGATGACCTTCCACGAGCACCTGCTCGCGTCGGCCATGGTGCGCTTCGCCGAGGTGGGCAAGGAGGCGGGCTTCAGAGGCATTCCCACGTCGCACAACCTGCCGCCGGGCGAGGCCGCCACCGCGCTCAACGCGGGCCGAATGGCGAAGATCGTCGACCTCGTCGGGCTCGACTACTACCACCCGGCCACGCCCGAGGCGCACATGACGCTGCTGCGCCGCACGACCGAGCTCGCGACGCGCGCCGAGGGTTTTGGGGGCCCGCCCTTCGCGGCGGAGATGGGCGCGGGCTATCCGCCCATCTTCGCGCCGCTCGACGAGCACGACTCGCTCTACACGCTGCTCGCCGCGATGGCCTACGGCCTCCGCGCGTACAACCTCTACATGGCGGTCGACCGCGAGCGCTGGATCGGCGCGCCGGTGGATCCGCACGGGGCGCCGCGGCCGCTGGCCGACGCGTACCGCCGGTTGAACTCACTGTTCGACACGGTGCGCTTTCACGAGCTCCGCCGGCGGGTGCCCGTGCGCCTCGTGGTGCCGCGCGCGCTCCGGCGGCTCGCCCGCGCCACCCACGCGTTCGGCCCCGTGACCCCTACGCTCTTCAACGTGATCGGCGTGGGCTTTCGCGACTCGTGCCTCGAGGAGGAGCTCGGCACCGGCGAGGTGCCCACGTTCGTCGCCGAGTCGTTCCTGCTCGCGTTCGAGCGTGCGCTGCTCGCGCGCGGCGTGCCGTTCGCGTACGCGGGCGGCGACAGCTTCGAGGAGTCGACCGCGGGAGCTTCGTGGATCGTGTGCGCGAGCGTCGCGGGCCTGAAGCCGGAGTTCGTCGAAAAGCTGCAGTCTGCACGCAAAACCGGCGCGCGCGTCACGCTCGGCCCGCGCGTGCCGTCGCGCGACGGGCAGATGCGCACGATGGCGACGCCGCACGCCATCGAGGGCCTCGAGGTGTGCGCGCTCGACGAGGCCACCGACGCCGACGCGCTGGTCGCCGAGCGTGTCCGGGAGCTCGGCCTGCCCACCTACCCGGTGAGCCCCACCTCGTGCTTCGTGACCGTCCACGAGGATCGCGAGGGCGAGGCCCGCGTGGTGTTCGTGATGAACCCGACCGACGCCGCGGTGGAGGTCACGTTCTCCGTCGGGCGTGTCGGCGCGCTCCGCGATCTGCTCGAGCGCACGCCCACGGGTCCCGTCGTGGCGGAGGCAGGCGCGTTCACCCTCGACGTGCCGGCGCGCACCGTGCGGGTGATGGGCGTGGAGTGA
- a CDS encoding phosphotransferase yields the protein MELDFAPLERLCAKVWSSASVDISQMPGGASTRRYFRVTPQEGGKSLVAMFVPDGPKPEEVHNGATTERWPFLEVRDLLAARGVDVPEVFAEDTANGWLLLEDLGEDTLANYLSRVPTEKPALYTCAVRDLAEAQAALRELPAGSIVASRSFDYTLLRWEIEHFREWGLDARGKALTADDAAEFSVHADTLARRVSELSRGFTHRDYQSRNLMVRDEPRRPGKTHGLVWIDFQDALLGPRVYDLVALLNDSYQTFDRAFVEARLGEYADAAGLDAAGREGLLYEFDLVTVQRKLKDAGRFVFIDREKNNSAFLKFVTPTVGKVGTALERLAPHDDGMRRLHALLSRAVGDELRA from the coding sequence ATGGAGTTGGATTTCGCGCCCCTCGAGCGCCTGTGCGCGAAGGTCTGGTCGTCGGCCTCCGTGGACATCTCGCAGATGCCGGGCGGGGCCTCCACGCGCCGCTATTTTCGCGTCACCCCGCAGGAAGGCGGGAAGAGCCTCGTCGCGATGTTCGTCCCCGATGGCCCCAAGCCGGAGGAGGTGCACAACGGCGCGACGACCGAGCGCTGGCCGTTCCTCGAGGTGCGCGACCTGCTCGCCGCCCGCGGCGTGGACGTGCCCGAGGTGTTCGCGGAGGACACCGCCAACGGCTGGCTGCTCCTCGAGGACCTCGGCGAGGACACCCTCGCCAACTACCTCTCGCGCGTGCCGACCGAGAAGCCTGCGCTCTACACGTGTGCGGTCCGCGATCTCGCCGAGGCGCAGGCCGCGCTCCGCGAGCTCCCCGCGGGGTCGATCGTGGCCAGTCGCTCGTTCGACTACACCCTGCTCCGCTGGGAGATCGAGCACTTCCGAGAGTGGGGCCTCGACGCGCGCGGCAAGGCGCTCACCGCAGACGACGCGGCCGAGTTCTCCGTCCACGCGGACACCCTCGCGCGGCGCGTGTCCGAGCTCTCCCGGGGCTTCACCCACCGTGACTACCAGTCGCGCAACCTCATGGTGCGCGACGAGCCCCGCCGCCCCGGCAAGACGCACGGCCTCGTGTGGATCGACTTCCAAGACGCGCTCCTCGGGCCGCGCGTGTACGATCTCGTGGCCCTGCTCAACGACAGCTACCAGACCTTCGATCGCGCGTTCGTCGAGGCTCGGCTCGGCGAATACGCCGACGCGGCGGGCCTCGACGCCGCCGGCCGCGAGGGCCTCCTCTACGAGTTCGACCTCGTCACGGTGCAGCGCAAGCTGAAGGACGCCGGCCGCTTCGTGTTCATCGACCGCGAGAAGAACAACAGCGCGTTCCTGAAGTTCGTGACCCCCACCGTCGGGAAGGTAGGCACCGCGCTCGAGCGCCTCGCGCCGCACGACGACGGCATGCGCCGCCTCCACGCGCTCCTGAGTCGGGCGGTCGGCGACGAGCTCCGCGCGTAG
- a CDS encoding bestrophin family protein: MWVQTKNAWIYDIALGGRALPRIWPRVAGVTTLAVISSYAYHHLPHFHFSLTTTPFTLIGVPLGIFLGFRNSASYDRFWEGRKLWGALVNTTRSLARQITTFIVAPEGASPEEHAAVRQEQERLVRMVVAYVHAFRHHLRDQDARLGLDEVLTAEELAAIAPHENVPIALLGLLGEHFLAARRRGLVHMYHAPILEQSLVSLTDVQGACERIKTTPIPYSYTVLMHRIVGSYCALLPFGTAEALGWASVAVVAFVSYALLGLDSIGDELEQPFGLDPNDLALFAISRTIEINLLRRIDATEVPAPAKPHRGILA; the protein is encoded by the coding sequence ATGTGGGTGCAGACCAAGAACGCGTGGATCTACGACATTGCGCTCGGCGGACGCGCCCTCCCACGCATCTGGCCCCGCGTGGCCGGCGTCACTACGCTCGCGGTGATCTCGTCGTACGCCTACCACCACCTGCCACACTTCCACTTCAGCCTCACGACCACTCCCTTCACCCTCATCGGCGTGCCGCTCGGCATCTTCTTGGGTTTCCGGAACAGCGCGAGCTACGACCGCTTCTGGGAGGGGCGGAAGCTGTGGGGCGCGCTCGTGAACACCACGCGCAGCTTGGCCCGACAGATCACGACGTTCATCGTGGCGCCGGAGGGGGCCTCGCCCGAGGAGCACGCGGCCGTGCGACAGGAGCAAGAGCGGCTCGTGCGCATGGTCGTCGCCTACGTCCACGCGTTCCGGCACCACCTGCGCGACCAAGACGCGAGGCTCGGGCTCGACGAGGTGCTCACCGCGGAGGAGCTCGCCGCGATCGCCCCCCACGAGAACGTGCCCATCGCGCTGCTCGGGCTGCTCGGCGAGCACTTCCTCGCCGCGCGCCGGCGCGGGCTCGTGCACATGTACCATGCACCCATCCTGGAGCAGTCGCTGGTGTCTCTGACCGACGTCCAGGGCGCCTGCGAGCGCATCAAGACCACGCCGATCCCGTACTCGTACACTGTGCTCATGCACCGGATCGTCGGGTCGTACTGCGCCCTCTTGCCTTTCGGCACCGCGGAGGCGCTCGGCTGGGCCTCCGTCGCCGTCGTGGCGTTCGTGTCGTACGCGCTCCTCGGCCTCGACTCGATCGGCGACGAGCTCGAGCAGCCGTTCGGCCTAGACCCCAACGATCTCGCGCTCTTCGCGATCTCGCGTACCATCGAGATCAACCTGCTGCGCCGCATCGACGCGACCGAGGTCCCGGCGCCCGCGAAGCCTCACCGTGGCATCCTCGCGTAG
- a CDS encoding (2Fe-2S)-binding protein: MAKAFVCRCEDVTVHELDDAIARGYTDIESLKRYTGFGTGYCQGKACVALCARRLVEAGHSAALPFTPRPPFHPLRLAALAGLAAIAEEDARDERAREARAVAGCAASDEDEPVEAGPEASGE; encoded by the coding sequence ATGGCGAAGGCGTTCGTGTGCCGGTGCGAGGACGTCACTGTGCATGAGCTCGATGACGCCATCGCCCGTGGTTACACGGACATCGAGTCGCTGAAGCGGTACACCGGCTTCGGCACGGGGTACTGCCAGGGGAAGGCGTGCGTGGCCCTCTGCGCGCGGCGCCTGGTCGAGGCCGGACACTCGGCGGCGCTCCCCTTCACTCCCCGGCCTCCCTTCCACCCGCTGCGGCTCGCCGCCCTAGCGGGGCTCGCGGCGATCGCGGAGGAGGACGCGCGCGACGAAAGAGCGCGCGAGGCGCGAGCGGTCGCTGGGTGTGCGGCATCGGACGAGGACGAACCGGTCGAGGCGGGGCCAGAGGCCTCGGGGGAATAG
- a CDS encoding SDR family oxidoreductase encodes MSSVFVSGLLAGRSALVTGGGSGIGAGLAVRLAEQGARVMLVGRKQEKLDAVQRQIVAAGGVAATKSCDVRDFARVEEAVAATVAAHGGLDILVNSAAGNFLAPAATLSANGFRTVIDIDLCGTFNFCRAAFGELSKARGAVVNITATQATVATPLQCHAGAAKAGIEKLTRDLALEWGRFGVRVNAIAPGPIEGTEGMTRLAPGDAPAALKARVPLGRYGTIFEIAEAMTYLVSPAGAYITGATLLVDGGTTLIGPGPFLDMMGG; translated from the coding sequence ATGAGCAGCGTATTCGTGAGTGGCCTCTTGGCGGGGCGCTCGGCGCTCGTGACGGGCGGCGGCAGCGGGATCGGCGCCGGCCTGGCGGTCCGCCTCGCCGAGCAGGGGGCGCGGGTGATGCTGGTGGGGCGCAAGCAAGAGAAGCTCGACGCCGTGCAGCGCCAAATCGTGGCGGCCGGCGGAGTCGCGGCGACGAAATCGTGTGACGTGCGCGACTTCGCGAGGGTCGAGGAGGCGGTGGCGGCGACCGTGGCGGCGCATGGCGGGCTCGACATCCTGGTGAACAGCGCGGCCGGCAATTTTCTGGCGCCCGCCGCCACCCTGAGCGCGAACGGCTTCCGCACCGTCATCGACATCGACTTGTGCGGCACGTTCAACTTCTGCCGCGCCGCCTTCGGGGAGCTGTCGAAGGCCCGAGGCGCGGTCGTCAACATCACGGCGACGCAGGCGACGGTGGCCACCCCGCTCCAGTGCCACGCCGGGGCCGCCAAGGCGGGCATCGAGAAGCTCACGCGCGATCTCGCGCTCGAGTGGGGACGCTTCGGCGTGCGGGTGAACGCGATCGCGCCCGGGCCCATCGAGGGCACGGAGGGCATGACGCGCCTCGCTCCGGGCGACGCTCCCGCCGCCCTGAAGGCGCGCGTGCCGCTCGGCAGATACGGCACGATCTTCGAGATCGCGGAGGCGATGACCTACCTCGTATCGCCCGCCGGCGCGTACATCACGGGCGCGACGCTGCTGGTCGACGGGGGCACGACGCTCATCGGTCCCGGCCCCTTCCTCGACATGATGGGCGGTTGA
- a CDS encoding PAS domain S-box protein — MSAAEAPANEHARLESLGRTALVGTPREAAFDDLAELAATACGAPIAAVNLITRDRQWSKALFGVPAGLTLDVPREHSLCAHTLLHDGVFVVQDARDDARFATTPFVTGSHGLRFYAGTPLVMPDGSALGALCVMATEPRDLSPEQRRALAALGRLVVTQITLHEARESALREAAQVRASAVPPLTQTALEASASGMVMVNDEGAIVLVNSEIERIFGYPRAELLGRPVEVLLPRPARERHPELRATFRADSRRRAMGAGRDLCGLRRDGTEFPLEIGLTPLETPQGKMTLATVVDLTVRRASEAKILEQARALASTTALQTAILASANLAIVATELDGTIRSFNPWAERLLGYARHEVEGTVNYTVFHAPDELASHAATLSRELGREVAPDFDAISARAAAGQADSRTWTHTRKDGSRFPVAQAVTALRDGGGHVVGFLGVASDVSHLHAVERLKSEFVAVVSHELRTPLTSIRGSLRLLGSEVKGKLPPEARALVEIASANTERLIRLVNDILDIEKIEAGKLALKLEPLDVGRLVASALQGLRGLKDGAAATSDVPPGLTVRGDRDRLTQVIVNLVSNAAKFSPEGAPVQVSADPVGPSRLRVSVSDRGPGIDDAEVGKLFGKFQQLDSRDDRQRGGTGLGLAISKAIVTQHAGTIGVGRRAGGGSVFWFELPTAQAGAAEETS; from the coding sequence GTGTCCGCCGCGGAAGCGCCGGCGAACGAGCACGCGCGCCTCGAGTCGCTCGGCCGCACCGCCCTCGTGGGGACGCCGCGCGAGGCCGCGTTCGACGACCTCGCGGAGCTGGCGGCGACCGCCTGCGGGGCCCCGATCGCCGCGGTGAACCTCATCACGCGCGACCGGCAGTGGTCCAAGGCGCTGTTCGGGGTGCCCGCGGGCCTGACGCTCGACGTCCCGCGCGAGCACTCGCTCTGCGCGCACACGCTGCTCCACGACGGCGTGTTCGTCGTGCAGGACGCCCGCGACGACGCGCGCTTCGCCACGACCCCGTTCGTGACGGGGTCGCACGGCCTGCGCTTCTATGCGGGCACGCCGCTCGTCATGCCCGACGGCTCGGCCCTGGGAGCGCTCTGCGTGATGGCGACCGAGCCCCGCGATCTTTCGCCGGAGCAGCGGCGCGCGCTCGCCGCGCTCGGGCGCCTGGTGGTCACCCAGATCACGCTCCACGAGGCGCGCGAGAGCGCTCTGCGCGAAGCCGCACAGGTCCGAGCGAGCGCGGTCCCGCCGCTCACGCAGACCGCGCTCGAGGCGTCCGCGAGCGGGATGGTGATGGTGAACGACGAGGGCGCGATCGTGCTCGTGAACAGCGAGATCGAGCGGATCTTTGGCTATCCGCGGGCCGAGCTGCTCGGTCGACCGGTCGAGGTGCTGTTGCCCCGACCCGCACGCGAGCGGCACCCCGAGCTGCGCGCCACCTTCCGCGCCGACTCGCGGCGGCGTGCGATGGGCGCGGGCCGCGATCTGTGCGGCCTGCGGCGCGACGGGACGGAGTTTCCGCTGGAGATCGGCCTCACGCCGCTCGAGACCCCGCAGGGAAAGATGACCCTCGCGACGGTCGTCGACCTCACCGTGCGCCGCGCCTCGGAGGCGAAGATCCTGGAGCAAGCGCGCGCGCTCGCGAGCACGACGGCCCTGCAGACGGCCATCCTCGCCTCGGCCAACCTGGCCATCGTCGCCACCGAGCTCGACGGGACCATCCGCAGCTTCAACCCCTGGGCCGAGCGGCTGCTCGGGTATGCCCGCCACGAGGTGGAGGGCACGGTGAACTACACCGTGTTTCACGCGCCCGACGAGCTCGCCTCGCACGCCGCGACGCTGTCGCGAGAGCTCGGCCGGGAGGTCGCGCCCGACTTCGACGCCATCTCGGCGCGGGCGGCCGCAGGGCAGGCCGACTCGCGCACCTGGACCCACACCCGGAAGGACGGCTCGCGTTTCCCTGTCGCCCAGGCGGTGACGGCGCTGCGCGACGGCGGCGGCCACGTCGTGGGCTTCCTGGGCGTGGCCAGCGACGTCTCGCACCTGCACGCGGTGGAGAGGCTGAAGAGCGAGTTCGTCGCCGTCGTGTCCCATGAGCTGCGCACGCCGCTCACGTCGATCCGGGGCTCGCTGCGGCTCCTCGGGTCGGAGGTGAAGGGCAAGCTCCCGCCCGAGGCGCGCGCGCTCGTCGAGATCGCCAGCGCGAACACGGAGCGGCTCATTCGGCTCGTGAACGACATCCTCGACATCGAGAAGATCGAGGCCGGCAAGCTCGCGCTCAAGCTCGAGCCGCTCGATGTCGGGCGCCTCGTCGCGAGCGCGCTGCAGGGGCTGAGAGGCCTCAAAGACGGGGCCGCCGCGACGAGCGACGTCCCGCCGGGGCTCACCGTGCGGGGCGATCGCGATCGGTTGACCCAGGTGATCGTCAACCTCGTGTCGAACGCGGCGAAGTTCTCGCCCGAGGGGGCGCCGGTGCAGGTCTCGGCCGACCCGGTGGGCCCCTCGCGGCTCCGCGTGTCGGTGAGTGATCGCGGGCCGGGCATCGACGACGCGGAGGTCGGCAAGCTCTTCGGGAAATTCCAGCAGCTCGACTCCCGCGACGATCGACAGCGCGGAGGCACGGGCCTCGGCCTCGCGATCTCCAAGGCGATCGTCACCCAGCACGCCGGCACCATCGGCGTGGGCCGCAGGGCCGGGGGTGGCTCCGTGTTCTGGTTCGAGCTGCCCACAGCCCAGGCGGGCGCCGCGGAGGAGACCTCGTGA
- a CDS encoding response regulator, giving the protein MSERPWCAIELAVAELHRAVASARETVACAAPSGPVAPDRVSTVLIVDDEADIRTIGRISLEDVGGMRVLLARSGEEGLAIAASERPDVILLDVMMPKMDGLSTLARLREDPRTACIPVLFVTAKAQPHEVEHYLRAGARGVIAKPFEPLSLPEELRRALSAPQPADGGHHGHGA; this is encoded by the coding sequence ATGAGCGAGCGCCCGTGGTGCGCCATCGAGCTCGCCGTGGCCGAGCTGCACCGGGCCGTCGCGAGCGCTCGCGAGACCGTTGCGTGCGCAGCGCCGTCGGGCCCCGTCGCGCCGGACAGGGTGAGCACGGTGCTCATCGTGGACGACGAGGCCGACATTCGCACCATCGGTCGCATTTCGCTCGAGGACGTGGGCGGAATGCGCGTGCTGCTCGCGCGGAGCGGCGAGGAGGGCCTGGCGATCGCCGCGAGCGAGCGCCCCGACGTCATCCTGCTCGACGTGATGATGCCCAAAATGGACGGCCTCTCCACCCTCGCGCGCCTCCGAGAAGACCCGCGCACGGCGTGTATCCCCGTGCTCTTCGTGACGGCGAAGGCCCAGCCGCACGAGGTGGAGCACTATCTGCGCGCGGGCGCGCGCGGCGTGATCGCGAAGCCGTTCGAGCCGCTCAGCCTGCCCGAGGAGCTCCGGCGCGCGCTCTCGGCCCCGCAGCCCGCGGACGGTGGTCACCACGGCCACGGCGCCTGA
- a CDS encoding ATP-grasp domain-containing protein, translating into MRVVFLSPAYPAEMCHFTRGLAEVGTTVYGVGDTPREALPSAVRPYLADYLTVPRITDEADVSDRVSAWLRGRTIDHVLTNWEPLVLLAARLRERWGIPGMSVDVVRGFRDKEIMKVRLRAAGLRVPRSWRVRTADEAREAAERVGYPLILKPIAGAGCADTYRVESRAELERVLPTMSNVAEASCEEYIEGEEFTYDTVSLRGRPVVESMTAYIPKPLEARTHEWISPIGISIRDLAQPRLAPGLELGRAALAALGMGSGFTHMEWYLTPSGEAVFGEIACRSGGAGIVDQMNYTCDTDLFREWARVSCWGHFEGETTRKYNVGMVFKRAIGRGLVTRIEGLGAWLHACGPCVVEDSLLRPGTPRRDWQQTTLADGRLMVRHPDFGETLRMCQAAATDVRIYAQ; encoded by the coding sequence ATGCGAGTCGTCTTTCTGTCGCCCGCCTACCCCGCGGAGATGTGCCACTTCACGCGCGGGCTCGCCGAGGTGGGGACCACCGTGTACGGCGTGGGAGACACCCCTCGCGAGGCCCTCCCCAGCGCCGTCCGGCCCTACCTGGCCGACTATCTCACGGTGCCGCGCATCACCGACGAGGCCGACGTCTCGGACCGCGTCTCCGCGTGGCTCCGCGGGCGCACGATCGATCACGTGCTGACGAACTGGGAGCCGCTCGTGCTGCTGGCCGCGCGGCTCCGCGAGCGCTGGGGGATCCCGGGCATGTCCGTCGACGTGGTGCGGGGCTTCCGCGACAAGGAGATCATGAAGGTGCGGCTGCGCGCCGCGGGCCTCCGGGTGCCGCGATCGTGGCGGGTGCGCACGGCCGACGAGGCGCGCGAGGCGGCCGAGCGCGTGGGCTATCCGCTCATCCTGAAGCCCATCGCCGGCGCGGGCTGCGCCGACACGTACCGCGTCGAGAGCCGCGCCGAGCTCGAGCGCGTACTGCCCACGATGAGCAACGTCGCCGAGGCGAGCTGCGAGGAGTACATTGAAGGTGAGGAGTTCACCTACGACACGGTCTCGCTGCGGGGTCGCCCCGTGGTCGAGAGTATGACCGCCTACATCCCGAAGCCGCTCGAGGCGCGCACGCACGAGTGGATAAGCCCCATCGGGATCAGCATTCGCGACCTCGCGCAGCCGAGGCTCGCGCCGGGGCTCGAGCTCGGGCGCGCGGCGCTGGCGGCCCTCGGGATGGGCAGCGGCTTCACGCACATGGAGTGGTATCTCACCCCCAGCGGGGAGGCCGTGTTCGGCGAGATCGCCTGCCGTTCGGGCGGCGCTGGCATCGTCGACCAGATGAACTACACCTGCGACACCGACCTCTTCCGCGAGTGGGCGAGGGTCTCGTGCTGGGGGCACTTCGAGGGCGAGACGACTCGCAAGTACAACGTGGGGATGGTGTTCAAGCGCGCCATCGGCCGAGGGCTCGTCACGCGCATCGAGGGCCTCGGCGCGTGGCTCCACGCGTGCGGCCCGTGCGTCGTGGAGGATTCACTCCTTCGCCCCGGGACGCCCCGGCGCGACTGGCAACAAACGACCCTCGCCGACGGCCGCTTGATGGTGCGTCACCCCGACTTCGGCGAGACCCTGCGGATGTGCCAGGCGGCGGCGACCGACGTGCGCATCTACGCGCAATGA